CTGCTCGATGAGCCGAGCACGGGACTCGATCCCGGAGCGCGCAAGGATCTTTGGGACCTGTTGCGCAGCCTGCAAAGCGGCGAAGGCGTCACCGCCCTGCTCACCACGCACCTGCTGGAAGAGGCGGAGAAATGTGATCGCCTCGCGATTCTCGATGCCGGCCGACTGATCGCGCTGGGCACGCCGGAGGAATTGAAAGCGCGCATCGGCGGCGACGTCATCATGCTCAACTCTGCGCAGCCGGAACTGCTGCGCCAGCGCATCCGTGAGCTGTTTCAAATCGAAGCGACGCTGGTGGACGGCCGCCTGCGCCTGGAGCGCGCCCACGGCCATGCGTTCGTGCCCAAACTCATCGAGGCATTTCCCGGCATGATCACCTCCCTCACCATCGGCAAACCGACCTTGGAAGACGTGTTTATCAAAGAAACCGGCCACCAATTCTGGGATGGCGCAACAGCACAGCGAGGTTGAAAGCGTGCCGCAACTTTCGAGTGTCAACCAACCGGAATCCTCCTCCGCCACCGGCTTGCCTTCGCCACGCTCCTTCTTCTGGCGGCCGGTGTTCACCCTGTGGCAGCGCGAGCTGATGCGCTTCGTGCGGCAGCGCAGCCGCTTGTTTGGCGCGCTCGGGCAGCCGCTGCTGTTCTGGCTGCTGCTGGGCGCTGGCTTGAGTCCCTCCTTTCAGCCCGCCGGCGCACCGGAGCATTTGAACTATTTGGAGTACTTTTTCCCCGGCACGATTCTGCTCATCCTGCTGTTCAGCGCGATCTTCACCAACATCTCCATCATCGAAGACCGTACTTCGGGATTTCTGCAATCCGTGTTGGTGGCGCCGGTTCATCCCGCCGTGCTGGTACTCGGCAAAGTGGGCGGCGGCGCCACGCTGGCGCTGGTGCAAGCCGTCCTCTTCCTGCTGCTGGCACCGTTGCTCGGCATCGCGCTGACCTGGCGCACGCTGCTCTCCGCCACGCTGGTGCTGGCGCTCAGCGCTGGCGCCATGACCGCCCTGGGTTTTGCCATTGCCTGGCGCATGGATTCGACACAGGGCTTTCACGTCATCATGAATGTGTTTCTCATTCCGCTGTGGCTGCTCTCGGGCGCGTTTTTTCCGGCAGCCGGCACGCCGGCGCCGCTGCAGTGGATCATCATGATCAATCCCGTCACCTATTGCCTGGCGGCGCTGCGGCAGTGTTTGTATGCGCCCGAAATCAGCCGCGCCATGGCGCTGCCGCCGGCCGGCCTCGCCCTGTTGATTACCGTCATTTTTGCGATCGCGATGTTCGGTTTGGCGCTGTGGTCGCGCCGCCGAGCCTATCGCCTGCCCTGATCAATTCCAAACAACATACAGCCATGAAATACTCCTGCAGACACTTCCTTGCTGCGCTGCTGCTGTTGCTGGCAACGGCGGCGACTCCCCAAACTCCCGAACAGGCACTGTGCGCGGTCTGCCGCGTGTTGGAAGGCACCACCACACCCGAAAAAGTGGCGGCTTCCACCATTTACCAAGGCCAAACCTACTACTTCTGCGCCAAACGCTGTCAGGGAATATTCGCGCAGGATCCCGAAGCCTACGTGCCGCCGGTGTTGCCGCGGCCGGCGCCGTCATTCACTGTGAACACACTGACAGGCGAGGCGGTGACGCTGGCGAATTTCCGCGGCCAGGTTCTTTTGCTCGACTTTTGGGCGACCTGGTGCAAGCCGTGCGTGCGCACCTTGCCCAGCCTGCAAAAAGTGCATGATCAGTTCGCCGACAGCGGCTTTTCCGTCGTGGGAATTGCCGTCAATGAAAAAGGCGTCAAGCCGGTGCAATCCTTCCGGCAGAAGCACAAGATCACTTATCCGATTTTCATGGATGCCGCGGACAAGCCGGCATGGGAAACATATCGCGTGAAAGTGATTCCGGCGATGTTTCTCATCGACCGGCAGGGTCAAATCGTGCAACAATGGGTGAATGAGCCGGATTTCAACGAAGTGACGGCGGCCATTCGCCGGCTGGT
The window above is part of the bacterium genome. Proteins encoded here:
- a CDS encoding ABC transporter permease, giving the protein MAQQHSEVESVPQLSSVNQPESSSATGLPSPRSFFWRPVFTLWQRELMRFVRQRSRLFGALGQPLLFWLLLGAGLSPSFQPAGAPEHLNYLEYFFPGTILLILLFSAIFTNISIIEDRTSGFLQSVLVAPVHPAVLVLGKVGGGATLALVQAVLFLLLAPLLGIALTWRTLLSATLVLALSAGAMTALGFAIAWRMDSTQGFHVIMNVFLIPLWLLSGAFFPAAGTPAPLQWIIMINPVTYCLAALRQCLYAPEISRAMALPPAGLALLITVIFAIAMFGLALWSRRRAYRLP
- a CDS encoding redoxin domain-containing protein, translated to MKYSCRHFLAALLLLLATAATPQTPEQALCAVCRVLEGTTTPEKVAASTIYQGQTYYFCAKRCQGIFAQDPEAYVPPVLPRPAPSFTVNTLTGEAVTLANFRGQVLLLDFWATWCKPCVRTLPSLQKVHDQFADSGFSVVGIAVNEKGVKPVQSFRQKHKITYPIFMDAADKPAWETYRVKVIPAMFLIDRQGQIVQQWVNEPDFNEVTAAIRRLVAKPEPRD